DNA sequence from the Salvelinus alpinus chromosome 7, SLU_Salpinus.1, whole genome shotgun sequence genome:
taccaggcggtgtcagaggaaggccctaaaaattgtcaaagactccatccaccatagtcatagactgttctctctgctaccgcacggcaagcggtaccagagcgccaagtctaggtccaagaggcttctaaacagcttctatccccaagccataagactcctgaacatctaattaaATGCcaaccagactatttgcattgccgcacctcctccctcccccacttgtataccgctgctactctctgttgttatcatctatgcatagtcactttagtaactctacctacatgtacatattacctcaactaaccggtgctcccgcacattgactctaccggtacccccctgtatatagtctcgctattgttattttactgctgctctttaattacttgttacttttttattttttattcttatatattttttagctgcattgttggttagggactcgtaagtaatcatttcactgtcaggtctacactggttgtattcggcgcatgtgactaatacaatttaatttgaggtagtcacctggaatgcatttcaattaacaggtgtgccttgttaatttgtgttattttccttcttaatgcatttgagccaatcggttgtgttgtgacaacaaaagatagccctatttggtaaaagaccaagtccatattatggcaagaacagctcaaataagcaaagacaaacgacagtccatcatttctttaagacatgaaggtcagtcaatgcggacaatgtcaagaactttgaaagtgcagtcgcaaaaaccatcaagcgctatgatgaaactgactctcatgagaatcgtcacaggaaaggaagacccagagttacctctgctgcagaggagaagttcagataaatgcccaaataaatgcttcacagcgttcaggtaacagacacatatcaactgtacagaggagactgcatgaatcagaccttcatggtcaaattgctgcaaagaaaccaccactaaaggacaccaataataagaagagacttgcttgggccaagaaacacgagcaatggacatcagaccggtggaaatctgtcttttggtctgatgagtccaaatttgatatttctggttccaaccgccattgtctttgagacgcagagtaggtgaacggatgatctctgcatgtgtggttcccaccgtgaagcatggaggaggaggtgtggaggtgctttgctggtgacactgatgagactatcatttgtttttcaacaggacaatgacccaactcctccaggctgtgtaagggctatttgaccaaggagaatgtatcagatgacctggcctccacaatcacccgacctcaacccaattgagatggtttgggatgagttggaccgcggagttgaggaaaagcagccaacatgtgctcagcatatgtgggaattccttcaagactgtgggaaaaacattccaggtgaagctagttgagagaataccaagagggtccaaagctgtcatcaaggcaaagggtggctactttgaagaatctcaaatattttgggatttgtttaacacttttttggttactacataattccatgtgtttttttcatagttttgatgtcttcactattattctacaatgtagaaaatagtaaaaataaagaaaaacccttgaatcagtaggtgtgcccaaacttttgactggtactgtatatttaaggTTTATTTTGAATTGTACACATTTGCAGCTAAAAGCTGAATTGCAGCATACATATGCCTACATAAGTAAGTAAATTAGAAATCTGTAATTTGAGGCTGTTAGATATGTATTATACAGTAAATGTGTTGTAAGGTAGTTCCCATTTTGTCTTCTCCTAACACGTAGCTATTGATTTGTGTTCAGGTCCAAACCTGAAGGTTATAAGTACCTTGTCTGTCGGATTTGACCACATGGCCATAGATGAGATCAAGAAACGGTAAGACTAACTAGCTTGTACGCAGTGCTTAACTTGGGAGGAAAGAGGTGCAGGAGCTGTCTTTTTCTAAGTCAGTCCATTAGACTATGTTCACAGAAATTCTCAAATTATATTATGCTACAGAGATCTGTTTATTCACtgttaatcaaatgtatttataaagccatttttacatcagcagatgtcactaaGTGCTATATAGAAACCCAccctaaaacaccaaacagcaagcaatgcagatgtagaagcatggtggctaggaaaaactcctgagaaaggcaggaacctaggaagggaaccaggctctgaggggtggccagtcctcttctggctgtgcccagTGGAAGGGTTCATACGCATTTTGACAGATGGAATTTCATTACTTTTCCATGACTTCTCCATGACTTTTAACCAAATTTCCATGACCAATAATTGGTGGTGGCCCTGTCGCCTACATGAAAAAAGTCAGCATAATTAAAGGCTTCTGGTCTCTGATCCCATGTAGGCCTACTATAATGGGAAGAAAAAGTATGTaaccctttagaattacctggatttctgcataaatttgttataacattttatctgatcttcatctaagtcagaaaaaaagacaaacacagtctgcttaaactaataacacacacatctCTTTATTGatcacaccgtgtaaacattcacagtgcaggttggaaaaagtatgtgaacccttggatttaataacaggttgaccctcctttggcagcaataacctcaaacaaacgttttctgtagttgtggatcagacctgcacaacggtcaggaggaattttggaccattcttctttacaaaactgtttcagttcagcaatattcttgggatgtctggtgtgaactgctctcttgaggtcatgccacagcatctcaatcaggttgaggtcaggactctgactgggccactccagaaggcttattttcttctgttcaagccattctgttgttgatttacatcTGTCtaatgggttgttgtcctgttacattacttaacttctgttgagcttctattggcggacagatagcctaacattctcctgcaaaatgtcttgataaacttgggaattcgttTTTCTGTCgacgatagcaagctgtccaggcccagCCCCAAACcacgatgctccctccaccatactttacagttgggatgaggttttgatgttggtgtgctgtgcctttttttcttccacgcatagtgttgtgtgttccttccaaacaactcaactgtagttacatctgtccacagaatattttgccagtagcgctgtggaacatccaggtgcacttttgctaacttcagatgtgcagcaatgttttttttggacagcagtgtcttcttccgtagtgtcctcccatgaacaccattcttgtttagtgttttatgtatcgtagactcgtcaacaaaGATGTTAGCATCtaccagagatttctgtaagtctttagctgacactctaggatacttcttaacctcattgagcattctgcactgtgctcttgcagtcatctttgcaggacggccactcctagggaaagtagcaacagtgctgaactttctccatttatagacaatttgtcttaccgtggactgatgaacatcaaggcctttagagatacttttgtaaacctttccagctttatgcaagttaacaattcttaatcttaggtcttctgagatctcttttgtttgaggcatggttcacatcaggcagtgcttcttgtgaatagcaaactgacattttgtgagtgttttttatagggcaaggcagctctaaccaacatctccaaccttgtctcaatgattgtactccaggttagctgactcatgactccaattagcttttggagaagtcattagcctaggggttcacatactttttccaacttacactgtgaatgtttaaatattGCATTCAATATAGACGAGAAAAATACAATTTGTGTGtttttagtttaagcacactgtttgtctattgttgtgacctgaTCTTCATCTATGtaaaatttatgcagaaatccggGTAATTCCaaatggttcacatactttttcttgccactgtatctcctgccgttgtgcccttcatcaaggcacttaaccccgtACAGAGTAGAATAACTGCACTGTTAGGCTACTGTATAAAATGCACGTGGTCAACCCTCCATCTGGAGAGCTACAGGGTGGGCAGGTTTTTGATCCAGCCCTGAAACACACCAGTCTCCTTATCAAGTTCCTGTTGAgcagctgatgtttaggctacaatTTGGAGCAGGGCTCGGAACAAAAACCTTCACACCCAGTAGCTGTTGGCCACCCTCGATATAAAATATTGCAACATTTACAACCAAACACTTTTTTATGTTTTTATTCAATTATTCCCTCATTCATTCCATGAATCAGGGATAAAACGAATAAGGTAGGCTACTTCAAAGCAAGGTAGCTCACTAAGACATGTTTATCTATAATATTCATGTTTCAGGGGAGATCTATGCACAGCATCAAAGTTATTTGTCAATTAGGCTATTCTTCGAATATTTTTTGCATTGTCGGATTTACATGGCTAGCCTACTGTTTAATAGAGGGGAATCACAGCTTTCAAATGATGGTGTCAGATTTATTTCTCAACAGTGCCGGTGAAAAGGCAACAATGAGTCAACGACTTTAATTCTTAGGCATAGCGAGATAGCTTCTAGTATGGCTAGTTATGTTTTGAATTGGCTATATAGTTAGTCTATCATTCTTTTATAGGCTACTTGCTGctgaaatgtctctctctctctcctcgggcAAATGGCCCACATGCAGATAATGCACAGCACATGCAGATAATGCACAGCACATGCAGATAATGCACAGCACACGCAGAGAGATGCGCTGAAGGCTATGCCTAATTCTGATCATGGCTGATATGTTGATTTTTAAGTGATTTGATAATATATTTTAAAAGGAAATCACAATATTAAAATGAAATGACTTTTCCAGGATGTTCATGACCTTAAGAAACCCAATTTGACAACTTGGAACATCGCATCCTGCTCATTCAGGCTGGCGCATTCTCAAACTGGAACAGTCTACTGCCACGCATACACCGGATTCACAGACTAGCGGAAAATAAACTTGAACAAAGCGGAATCATGATATGGATGCCCACTCTCAATTGCTATTCAATGCAGTCCCCGCATTCACCCGCCTTCACTCCACTTTGATCAACCTTTTTTTGACTGTGTGTGAATCTGGGCCGCTGATAGGCCCCTTTGTTTTATAGAGGAGCCGGTAAGCAGTTCCGGAGaaatttgaggtgccggtacgGCGCTCCGGCCCAATTCAAGCAATGAATGTACGAACAAATACCTTCCTCACATCTAAGTCAGAAACTCTCATTGTGCCCTCGCCCCCATGTTCTGTGCAGAGGGGTGCGTGTGGGCTACACTCCAGACGTCCTGACTGATGCCACAGCGGAGCTGACCGTTGCCCTGCTCCTGGCTACAGCTCGGCGGCTACCAGAGGGCGTGGTGGAGGTCAAGAAGTCagtgaccaataaaaacacagaTACATTTACTACATGAGACTTCGGTTTCAGATGGTCACTCTTACATGTTGTACATTGATACTTTAGGGATGTGTTGCTGAACCAAATTTCTATCTACAATTAATATGAGCAAAACAGAATGTGTGTCCTCATTTCCCACTTTTtaactctctcgctgtctctcgctttctctcactttctctttctctctctctctcagtggagGCTGGAGCACCTGGAAACCTCTGTGGTTGTGTGGTTATGGTCTGTCAGGCAGCACTGTCGGTGTCATTGGACTGGGACGCATAGGTAGTGACAGTGATTGATTGATACTGGATTCTGGGACTCCTGCCTTTAGGCCTGTGGTCCATACAATCCATACTGTAGCTGAAAGGGCTGGACAAAATGTCTTACTAACTGATTGATTGTCTGGAGTCAATGCTGTTTTCGCTCAGGTATGGCCattgccaggaggctgaaaccgTTTGGAGTGAAGAGGCTCCTGTACTCTGGAAGAACTGCCAAATCCTATGCTGCTGAGGTGGAAGGAGAATACGGTGAGTGGGGTTAGAGGGGCTAGGGAAAACAGGAAAGTataagagagagggtgagaatcAGATGAGGTGTTTACTTGGCTGTTtcttcaccctctctcctcccctctgttgcAGTGCCCTTGGACACGCTGGTGTCTGAGAGTGATTTTGTCGTGGTGTCCTGCGCCCTCACACCAGAGACCCAGGGCCTGTGTAACAAGGACTTCTTCAGCAAGATGAAGAACACCGCTGTCTTCATCAACACCAGCAGGTACTCCATTAAACACGTAGAGCAGTGCAAAACAAACCACACTGACTGCTTTTGGAAATAAGCACTGTTACACACAATCATTCAAAGTTGTAaaaatagaggtgtgtgtgtgtgttaggggtgCAGTGGTGAATCAGGAGGATCTGTACCAGGCTCTGTCCAGTGGTCAGATAGCTTGTGCTGGGCTGGACGTCACAACCCCAGAACCACTCCCCACCGAccaccccctcctcaccctcaAAAACTGTGGTGAGTATATGGAGACACAGGGATGGAAGCCAGTTTACTCTGTTTTATTGTCTATGATTCATCTCTAATCATTGTTGTGGTCTTTCCAGGGGAATCaagaatacaattttttttttacgcCTGCTCATTAAAATGAACCAGTTGCTTTTCCCCAGAGATGATTTATACTGAACaagatataaacgcaacatgtaacaatttcaaatattttactgagttagttttATATAATGAACTcattaaattcattaggccctaatctatggatttcacatgactgggaatacagatatgcatctgttggtcacagataccttaaaaaaatgggcctcaggatctagtcatggtatttctgtgcattcaaattgccatcgataaaatgcaattgtgttcgttgtccgtagcttatacctccccataccataaccccaccgccaccacggggcactctgttcacaacgttgacatcagcaaaccgctcgcccacatgacgctatgcacgtggtctgcggttgagaggccggttggacgtactgccaaattctctaaaacaacgttggaggcaaaaaatgaacattcaattatctggcaacagctcggttggacattcctgcagtcagcatgccaattgcacactccctcaaaacttgcgaCATCTGTGGcagtgtgttgtgtgacacaactgcacattttagagtgcccttttattgtccccagcacaaggtgcacctgtgtaatgagcgtgctgtttaatcagcttcttgatatgccacacctttcaggtggatggattatcttgcaaaaggagaaatgctcactaacaggcatATAAacaagagaaataagctttttgtgcgtatggaacatttctgtgacatttttatttcagctcatgaaacatgggaccaacactttacatgttgtgtttagatttttgttcagtgtatattgtgCAATCCGATCACATCGCTGCTAATACTTTTCTCTCCTCTGTCCACCTGCAGTGGTCTTGCCCCACATTGGCAGTGCTACCTACTCCACACGTGGCATCATGGCAGAGCTGTCCGCAAACAACCTGCTAGCAGGCCTACAGGGCACAGACATGCCCAGCGAACTCAAATTCTAGTGCTGCTCTACAACTACTCAATTCTGCCTGGGTCCTCCTGTTAGAATGATTTTTTTAATCAACCAATCAGTagtctttaccagggaaggtAAAAGCCTTAAGTAACCAGGAAGGAATCTGTGTTGAGATTATTGCAGTTCTATTAAAGAAAAGTTTCGCCCATTTTGAATGTTTTATCATTTTTGTGCGTCTCTGAgcgatgttctatcgattcccgGGGATTTTCATGTGTACCTGAGCTATTCGCCGTTCAAACATGCAGAAATACAGCCAGTATGCCATGTTTTGCATCGcaagaaatacagccggtatgacgtCTTCTGCGTCATAGAAAAACAGCCGGTATGATGAATTTTGTATATGATGTAAAATTCGTCCTTTCGGCTGTATTTATGCCTGCTTGAATGGCAAATAGATGCACAAAAACTGTATAACATTTAAAATGGGTGAATGTTTCCTTTAACATGCTCTCCTAACATGAAGGTAAACTTCTGCCTCTTGCTCTTACTGTTTTATAAGAAAGAACTAACTTATAAAATGTTACTTGAAAGAGGAAGTGTATAGTATTAGTGTTTTGAGAACATGCCTTAGTACACTAACAGTACTCCTAAGGGTCAGCCATGACTTCCTTTTAAAGACGTAGAAAAGCACTACAATGTCTCTGCACACAATTCATTAGTGGCCTTCTTGTTCTTATGAAACACTTTGTCTAATTGTACAAAATACTTGAATAAAATAGTAGTTGTAATGGTAATGTTTTCTCTTGTTCTCATGACAGTTTTGTGTTTGTTGAGATATGCATCTCCATTGTCTATTTGTGCATAATTCTAAGAAACACCATCTCTAATTAATCTATGGTAAAACGCCTCGTCTGTAATCATTGTTTCAAACCAGCTGATCCCTCCCTCTAACATGGTCTGTCATTCTGGCTTTGTTGAATAAAGTAGAAATGTTGTACAGTATGTAGAAATGTGTGAACATATTTCCCCCATAAGAAGAATTCTAGATCCATGCGTAAATGAACAAATTTAGAATAGATCATTTAAAAGATGGTCAGGGATCAGTTTGGTTCCAATGTAGTTTAATTTGTACCACTCTTCAATAGTGATCCTACTGAGTAGTGTAAAGATTATTTTAAAGAGTTCCATTCTCTCTGTTCTATGATGATACCATCACATTTCATGTAGTAATCTTCTAGACAAACTACAGTACATTCTGTACGTGCTTTCTAAAATCATCAACACAGTCAACATTTGTTTTCACATCAATATTAAAGTGTCTACTTAAACAAGATTTATAACAATGACCAGACAAGCATAACCCTGATATGGCAGAACATTTTGAAATGGAAATTGTCAATGAGCTTTCTGACTAGTAGCACCGGCTATTTTTCACAGTGTTTCCACCTGATTTCCCTGCCTCTCAGAGCAGCGTGGCAGGCAGGTGGCTGCTCTGCCAGCGTAGACAGGTGGTCTTAGAGTGTTTGTACAAATGGGACGACTGACTGAAGCGTTTGCCACACTTGAGGCAGGCGTATGGTTTTTCTCCTGTGTGGACTCTGATGTGTTTCTTACAGTCAGTCAGGTTTAGGAAGGTCTTACAGCAGATCCGGCAGGCGTATTTCCTTGCCCCCTCCACTACCAGGACGTTGTGCTCCGTCATGGCCTTCTTACACTTTGAACGGACGTCCTCTGATGCTCTGGTGAGGGCAGGGCGAGGAGCAGTATCCCCCCCTGCTGGaccggaggaggaggaaggatccTGGGGTTGTCCATCTATCTGGCCCTCAGAGTTGGGGTTCACTTTTGGGGCGATGCGACGGTAAGCTGGCAGGCCTAAGCTACCCCCAACTCCGGTCATCTCAGCCCTGGATGATCGGGAGAGGGATGTGCTCAAACTGAGGCTGCCCAAGGTGCCTACATCTGGCCTGACACCCCTCAAGAAGCCCCCCAGAACATCCTGAGTCTGGGTGGACTGGAGGATGAATCCATCACTGAAACTGTGCCCCTCGCTACTGAGGAGCTGCTGGAAGGGGACCGAGGTTACTGGGAACataaaggaggaagaggaggcgttTGTTGCCTCTGAGTTTTGAAGTGACCTAACAGCCTCATTGCTTTCTGCCTGAGCCTCACTGATGGTGGTGTTAAGGAGACTGTCCTCTCCTAATGCCTCAAGCTGACTCCTGGGGTTGAGAATGCATGAAAGGCCCAGGTCTTGGTTGCTGTCTAGGCCCTCATTATCAGACAACCCATCTCCATTCGTGTTGTCTtggagtgggtgtgtgtctgtctgaggatTGGAGCTAGATTGGGGGTTGGATGAGCTTGGGTCATTTCCCTTCGGGCTGAGTATGTCTTTCTCATCATTTGCTGGCTCATCCTGATGATCACCAGTGTCCTCGGATGGGAATGGAGGATAATTGGACACACCTGGTGTGTCTGGATAAGAGTTCACCTGCTCACTCTTCACAACTACATCCATCTTAtgatcctcctcttctccctcttctcccactTTCACTTTAAACATGATCCCTCCATCCACCTGAGAACCCTCTGTGTGATCCTCTCCCCCATTATCCCGTGTCCCTCCCACATTACTATCTGATTGGCTAGGCAGCTGTACCTCTTCTTGTAAAGTCCCTTCATACTTCTCCTCCTGCTTCTCTGCACTTTCCCTCTCCAGGCAGAGGCACTCATCTGTCTTCAGGGAGTCAGGGGAGGGAAGCTCCTCACCCCCATTACTCCTGGACACCCTTGGGTAGCCCT
Encoded proteins:
- the LOC139581349 gene encoding glyoxylate reductase/hydroxypyruvate reductase-like isoform X1, whose product is MKVFITRRIPQEGMKILSQAGVCKVSLWDSDEPVPRAELLKGVEGAHGLLCLLSDKIDTEVLDAAGPNLKVISTLSVGFDHMAIDEIKKRGVRVGYTPDVLTDATAELTVALLLATARRLPEGVVEVKNGGWSTWKPLWLCGYGLSGSTVGVIGLGRIGMAIARRLKPFGVKRLLYSGRTAKSYAAEVEGEYVPLDTLVSESDFVVVSCALTPETQGLCNKDFFSKMKNTAVFINTSRGAVVNQEDLYQALSSGQIACAGLDVTTPEPLPTDHPLLTLKNCVVLPHIGSATYSTRGIMAELSANNLLAGLQGTDMPSELKF
- the LOC139581349 gene encoding glyoxylate reductase/hydroxypyruvate reductase-like isoform X2 yields the protein MKVFITRRIPQEGMKILSQAGVCKVSLWDSDEPVPRAELLKGVEGAHGLLCLLSDKIDTEVLDAAGPNLKVISTLSVGFDHMAIDEIKKRGGWSTWKPLWLCGYGLSGSTVGVIGLGRIGMAIARRLKPFGVKRLLYSGRTAKSYAAEVEGEYVPLDTLVSESDFVVVSCALTPETQGLCNKDFFSKMKNTAVFINTSRGAVVNQEDLYQALSSGQIACAGLDVTTPEPLPTDHPLLTLKNCVVLPHIGSATYSTRGIMAELSANNLLAGLQGTDMPSELKF
- the LOC139581346 gene encoding zinc finger and BTB domain-containing protein 5-like produces the protein MDFPGHFENIFQQLNHQRVSGQLCDCVIVVGGQHFRAHRSVLAACSTHFRALLNAVEGDGGGASVMELDLEVVTPEAFSALLDMIYTSTLTLGASNVMDVLLAASHLHLNTVVKACKHHLTSRSFPTSPPRGWSSPVQQQRFSHAVDQQHLRQSPCQAAAMAGVNSRQQRSVLLQQLGLSLVTSALEGSLDVGETELDASQAGGRDGGDGADGSMEQLAAFSGRRHHKRKSSSPQMFQEERLNSKQSGCRLSEGNHGEGYPRVSRSNGGEELPSPDSLKTDECLCLERESAEKQEEKYEGTLQEEVQLPSQSDSNVGGTRDNGGEDHTEGSQVDGGIMFKVKVGEEGEEEDHKMDVVVKSEQVNSYPDTPGVSNYPPFPSEDTGDHQDEPANDEKDILSPKGNDPSSSNPQSSSNPQTDTHPLQDNTNGDGLSDNEGLDSNQDLGLSCILNPRSQLEALGEDSLLNTTISEAQAESNEAVRSLQNSEATNASSSSFMFPVTSVPFQQLLSSEGHSFSDGFILQSTQTQDVLGGFLRGVRPDVGTLGSLSLSTSLSRSSRAEMTGVGGSLGLPAYRRIAPKVNPNSEGQIDGQPQDPSSSSGPAGGDTAPRPALTRASEDVRSKCKKAMTEHNVLVVEGARKYACRICCKTFLNLTDCKKHIRVHTGEKPYACLKCGKRFSQSSHLYKHSKTTCLRWQSSHLPATLL